In one Dreissena polymorpha isolate Duluth1 chromosome 7, UMN_Dpol_1.0, whole genome shotgun sequence genomic region, the following are encoded:
- the LOC127839137 gene encoding 26S proteasome non-ATPase regulatory subunit 10-like isoform X2, translating to MKSGGHAEVARLLIEAGADVNAKQSGLVTSLHLAAKGKHAEVVKHLLLNGATIDAKTSSGLRPIDFLKHESALWNLFNDAMRGDLPELEDIPDVPEIPDYALPDGAEPKKGKKGKKGKKGKKKGGKKKGGKKKGGKKKKKKK from the exons ATGAAATCAG GGGGCCATGCTGAAGTGGCACGACTACTTATCGAGGCAGGTGCTGATGTCAATGCCAAGCAATCTGGTCTAGTCACTTCACTCCACTTGGCTGCAAAGG GAAAACATGCAGAAGTTGTGAAACACTTGCTCTTAAATGGTGCAACAATTGATGCTAAAACATCATCAGGGCTGCGGCCcattgattttttaaaacatgagTCAGCGTTATGGAACTTGTTCAATGATGCAATGCGTGGAGACTTACCAGAACTTGAAGATATTCCTGATGTGCCAGAGATACCAGACTATGCCCTGCCAGATGGGGCAGAGCCTAAGAAAGGCAAAAAGGGAAAGAAAGGCAAGAAAGGAAAGAAAAAGGGAGGAAAGAAAAAAGGTGGAAAGAAAAAGGGTGgcaagaaaaagaagaagaaaaagtaa